A DNA window from Acetilactobacillus jinshanensis contains the following coding sequences:
- a CDS encoding WecB/TagA/CpsF family glycosyltransferase — protein sequence MIEQRIQHHQNTFIVTANPEIVIYANQHSSYNQLIKRADYITPDGIGIVKAAKILNDPMPGRISGFDLFVQFLKWGNEHHKSIYLLGSHQAVIDDLIKVIHHRWPNLAILGSHNGYFSDSRAITKQIQVKQPDMVFVALGYPKQEAFINRYRKLSNSLWIGIGGSFDVLSGHTKRAPQFWINHHVEWLYRLLKQPQRIGRMMSLPRFLIDVYKQKMTKPK from the coding sequence GTGATTGAACAACGAATTCAGCATCATCAAAACACGTTTATCGTAACCGCAAATCCAGAAATCGTGATTTACGCTAATCAACACTCTAGCTATAATCAATTAATTAAACGAGCTGATTATATAACACCTGATGGAATTGGCATTGTTAAAGCGGCTAAGATTTTAAACGATCCAATGCCAGGTCGCATTTCAGGATTTGATCTCTTTGTTCAATTCCTAAAATGGGGAAATGAACACCACAAGTCAATTTACTTATTAGGATCTCATCAAGCTGTAATTGATGATTTAATCAAGGTTATCCATCACCGTTGGCCTAATTTAGCTATTTTAGGCTCACATAACGGCTATTTTAGTGATTCCCGCGCAATTACCAAACAAATTCAAGTTAAGCAACCTGACATGGTTTTTGTCGCTCTAGGTTATCCAAAGCAAGAAGCTTTTATTAATCGATATCGTAAGTTAAGTAACTCCTTATGGATTGGTATTGGCGGTAGTTTTGATGTGTTATCAGGACACACCAAACGAGCACCACAATTTTGGATTAATCACCATGTTGAATGGCTTTACCGCTTACTTAAGCAGCCACAAAGAATCGGAAGAATGATGTCATTACCACGGTTCTTAATTGACGTATATAAACAAAAAATGACCAAGCCAAAGTGA
- the nadE gene encoding ammonia-dependent NAD(+) synthetase: protein MRPLQKKIDKELCVKPEIDPKQEIRRSVDFIKDYLKKYSFLKTLVLGISGGQDSTLTGKLCEMATTELRKETGDDSYQFIAVRLPYGEQADESDAMEAIHYMHADKVVRVNIKSMTDEVVKAVEKNGIKISDFNKGNIKARERMVAQYAIAGQTKGVVVGTDHAAEAVTGFYTKFGDGASDIAPLWRLDKRQGKEMLKVLKAPAHLYEKVPTADLEDGHPGLPDEVTLGVRYKDIDAYLEGRPVSDHAAEVIEGWWKKTEHKRHMPINVYSTFWKK, encoded by the coding sequence ATGCGTCCGTTACAAAAGAAAATAGATAAAGAATTATGTGTAAAGCCAGAAATTGACCCGAAGCAGGAAATTCGTCGCAGTGTGGACTTTATTAAAGATTATTTAAAGAAATACTCGTTCTTAAAGACCTTAGTCTTAGGAATTTCCGGTGGCCAAGATTCGACCTTAACCGGTAAATTATGTGAGATGGCGACAACTGAACTCCGCAAAGAAACCGGGGATGACAGCTATCAATTCATCGCCGTTCGTTTACCATATGGTGAACAAGCTGACGAAAGTGATGCTATGGAAGCCATTCATTATATGCATGCCGATAAGGTTGTTCGTGTCAACATTAAGTCCATGACAGATGAAGTCGTTAAGGCTGTTGAAAAGAACGGTATCAAGATTTCCGACTTCAATAAAGGTAACATTAAAGCCCGCGAACGAATGGTCGCTCAGTACGCAATTGCCGGCCAAACCAAAGGTGTCGTTGTCGGTACTGATCATGCCGCCGAAGCCGTAACTGGTTTCTACACTAAGTTTGGTGATGGTGCCAGTGACATTGCCCCATTATGGCGTTTAGATAAACGACAGGGTAAAGAAATGTTAAAGGTCTTGAAGGCACCAGCTCACTTATACGAAAAGGTACCAACCGCTGATTTAGAAGATGGTCATCCGGGCTTACCTGATGAAGTCACCTTGGGCGTTCGTTATAAAGACATCGATGCTTACTTAGAAGGCCGTCCAGTTAGTGATCACGCAGCTGAAGTGATTGAAGGCTGGTGGAAGAAGACCGAACATAAACGTCACATGCCAATTAACGTTTACTCAACCTTCTGGAAGAAATAA
- a CDS encoding SprT family protein has translation MTNNQLQQLVEEVSLRYFAKPFCHHARFNSRLRSTGGRYYLQSHDIDINPRMLNDFSIVNLINVIKHELCHYHLHLAGYSGRHNTPEFKQLLRAVGGSRYAPQPKHVRWLKYRCLKCGRIYWRHRHLDTHRYVCSYCYGPLKLES, from the coding sequence ATGACTAATAACCAGTTACAACAGTTGGTTGAAGAGGTATCATTACGATACTTTGCTAAACCGTTCTGTCATCACGCTCGATTTAATTCACGGTTACGTTCAACTGGTGGTCGTTATTATCTGCAGTCGCATGATATTGACATCAATCCAAGAATGCTAAATGATTTTTCAATCGTTAATTTGATTAACGTGATCAAGCATGAATTATGTCATTATCATCTTCACTTGGCCGGTTATTCCGGTCGTCACAATACACCTGAATTTAAGCAATTATTAAGAGCGGTTGGTGGTAGCCGATATGCACCGCAACCTAAGCATGTTCGCTGGTTAAAATATCGTTGTTTAAAGTGTGGTCGCATTTACTGGCGACACCGTCATTTAGATACTCATCGATACGTATGTAGTTATTGTTATGGACCGTTGAAATTAGAAAGCTGA
- a CDS encoding homoserine kinase, producing the protein MKKIVIRIPATSSNLGAGINSLGIAFALYSTVIVEEKTDRWRVNHSLKGIPHDANNLIVQTILRINPKIAPRQLTVMSDIPQAHGLGHSTASIIAGIKIANVLGHMNLTLDQQINIGNQLMGHPECVASGILGDLTASYANGKRVSTVKTHMPQVYALMYIIPHYNSKQHSVPPIKKVTLSEMIQSIDVSNVLIAAVMDNRWTKASMMMEKDPIKAHHRKVGLHDLKVIRNQAHQLGIYGTYLNGQGPLIITFGQRIELNRLHDRLSDDASLKGAIRVLGIDRNGTTVRGE; encoded by the coding sequence ATGAAAAAGATTGTGATTAGAATTCCCGCTACGTCATCGAATTTAGGTGCCGGAATCAATTCATTGGGGATTGCGTTCGCTCTGTATTCAACCGTAATCGTTGAAGAAAAGACCGATCGTTGGCGAGTTAACCATTCGTTAAAAGGAATTCCGCATGACGCTAATAATTTAATTGTTCAGACGATTTTACGGATTAACCCGAAAATTGCGCCAAGACAGTTAACCGTTATGTCAGATATTCCGCAAGCTCATGGTTTAGGTCACAGTACCGCTTCAATCATTGCCGGAATTAAAATTGCGAACGTTCTGGGTCACATGAATTTAACCCTGGATCAGCAGATCAACATTGGTAATCAATTGATGGGTCATCCGGAATGTGTTGCTTCCGGAATCTTAGGTGATCTGACGGCATCATATGCGAATGGCAAGCGGGTTTCGACGGTCAAAACGCATATGCCTCAAGTATACGCATTAATGTACATCATTCCTCACTACAACAGTAAGCAGCATTCTGTTCCGCCAATTAAAAAGGTTACGTTATCTGAAATGATCCAATCAATTGATGTTTCAAACGTCTTGATTGCTGCCGTTATGGATAACCGCTGGACAAAGGCTTCCATGATGATGGAAAAAGATCCCATTAAAGCCCATCATCGAAAAGTCGGTCTTCATGATCTAAAGGTGATTCGTAATCAGGCGCATCAGTTAGGGATTTATGGTACTTATCTGAATGGTCAGGGACCGCTAATCATTACCTTTGGTCAACGAATTGAATTAAATCGACTTCATGATCGGCTCAGTGATGACGCAAGTTTAAAGGGTGCTATCCGAGTATTAGGAATCGATCGAAACGGTACCACCGTTCGTGGCGAATAA
- a CDS encoding class A sortase, producing MNSHPSKFNLSRCLKWLSILCFILAIGCFAYEPVKSHLVNHYQVQVNRQTVNQGLRHKSSGYDMSKVKPVTMSQVVSARMHAKHLPVIGQILVPSVGLHLPIGKGVGNETLMLAAGTMKANEKMGQGNYALAGHHMINKSALFTPLWFHAHKGTQVYITNMKKVYVYKINVRKVISPYDVNVINNTKQPILTLITCNDSGSKRLLLQGHLRRTVSINHVSPVIRKDVQARTNNHDVLKGY from the coding sequence ATGAATTCACATCCTTCAAAATTTAATTTAAGTCGATGCTTAAAGTGGTTATCAATCCTATGCTTTATCCTAGCGATTGGCTGCTTTGCTTATGAGCCCGTTAAATCACACCTAGTCAATCACTACCAGGTTCAGGTCAATCGTCAAACCGTTAACCAAGGCTTACGCCACAAGTCGAGTGGCTACGATATGAGCAAGGTTAAACCCGTGACCATGAGTCAGGTTGTCAGTGCTAGAATGCATGCTAAACATTTACCTGTCATCGGCCAAATCCTAGTCCCATCCGTTGGGCTCCATTTGCCGATTGGTAAGGGTGTTGGCAACGAAACGTTAATGCTGGCTGCTGGGACCATGAAAGCTAACGAAAAAATGGGCCAAGGTAACTATGCCTTAGCGGGACACCACATGATCAATAAATCAGCCCTTTTTACACCGCTTTGGTTTCACGCACATAAGGGAACTCAGGTGTATATTACCAACATGAAAAAGGTATACGTTTATAAAATCAACGTTCGAAAAGTTATCAGCCCCTATGACGTCAACGTCATTAATAATACTAAGCAACCAATTTTAACGTTAATTACCTGTAACGACAGTGGTAGTAAACGGTTATTACTGCAGGGACATCTAAGAAGAACCGTTTCAATTAATCATGTTTCACCGGTAATCCGCAAAGATGTTCAAGCAAGGACTAATAATCACGACGTCTTGAAAGGATATTAG
- a CDS encoding GH25 family lysozyme: MKSRNILKTLIMSLVLVVTLLVGGNFVSGHHIQVNASQADAYDISQYQGRINDRQAQGLKNEVKFVILRAQAGSSYQDAQFQHSMNEMNKNNVPYGVYSYSLYHNNQQARNEASTLYNRAPQANFYINDIEQNNAGSRIVSATNAWADQMKRLTTKPVVLYSGASFINQYLRPALKHYDAVWVAQYYYKKPIIGHKYDLWQYSSTHYSKALGQKLDASKLMGNKPLSFWIGSNGNGVVQPIKTRRAKSITKVTPRTATFNLRQYHHEMTKIGRKFKRGDYRLSRTEKKAMKIYQTRHGHAFRG, translated from the coding sequence ATGAAATCGAGAAATATTCTAAAGACCCTTATTATGAGTCTAGTATTAGTTGTTACGTTATTAGTTGGTGGCAATTTCGTTAGTGGTCACCATATTCAAGTAAACGCTAGTCAAGCTGATGCTTATGATATTTCGCAATATCAAGGTCGAATTAATGATCGTCAAGCTCAAGGATTAAAAAATGAAGTTAAATTCGTAATTTTACGTGCTCAAGCAGGTTCAAGTTATCAAGATGCTCAATTTCAGCACAGTATGAACGAAATGAATAAGAATAACGTTCCATACGGTGTTTATAGTTACAGTCTTTACCATAATAATCAGCAGGCTCGTAACGAAGCTTCTACATTATATAATCGAGCCCCACAAGCTAACTTTTATATTAATGATATTGAACAAAATAATGCTGGTTCTCGGATTGTCTCGGCTACTAATGCATGGGCTGATCAGATGAAACGATTAACTACTAAGCCAGTTGTTCTTTATAGTGGCGCTAGTTTTATAAATCAGTACTTACGTCCAGCTCTTAAGCATTATGATGCTGTTTGGGTTGCTCAATATTATTATAAGAAACCAATTATTGGTCATAAATATGACCTCTGGCAATATTCAAGTACTCATTACAGTAAAGCATTAGGTCAAAAGCTTGATGCCTCTAAATTAATGGGTAACAAACCGTTAAGCTTTTGGATTGGTTCCAATGGCAACGGTGTTGTTCAACCCATTAAAACTAGAAGAGCTAAATCAATCACCAAGGTTACTCCACGGACTGCAACATTCAACCTTAGACAGTACCATCATGAAATGACCAAGATCGGCCGTAAATTTAAACGTGGTGACTATCGTTTATCACGCACCGAAAAGAAAGCCATGAAGATTTACCAAACTCGTCATGGTCACGCCTTTCGCGGTTAA
- a CDS encoding NAD(P)H-binding protein — translation MSKNRQVKPNQDKDVIHTVLMIVNPSPATIQLRNRIINQRNSKDRVGIVTEKPGTLNASSTTREIIFNVNLKNEPALSKLIQSQGFDTVYIDLKQANPDLMHNIMEAASGTQVNRVILALNDNDKPSDAQVNKATEIVKRSGIHYTIIRRAKLNRYDLISYQVVNNAQPVSDSSVSPSSVADLAYQIIEHPNLHSNVDLGIAQLPYK, via the coding sequence ATGAGTAAAAATCGTCAAGTTAAACCGAATCAAGATAAAGATGTTATCCACACCGTGTTAATGATCGTTAATCCAAGCCCTGCCACCATTCAACTTCGGAATCGAATCATTAATCAACGAAATTCCAAAGACCGGGTTGGTATCGTCACAGAAAAGCCTGGTACTCTTAACGCTTCATCAACAACTCGAGAAATCATCTTTAACGTTAATTTAAAAAATGAACCAGCATTATCTAAATTAATTCAATCCCAAGGTTTTGATACCGTCTACATTGATTTAAAGCAAGCCAATCCTGATTTAATGCATAACATTATGGAAGCTGCATCGGGAACCCAAGTCAACCGGGTTATCTTAGCTCTAAATGATAATGACAAGCCTAGTGACGCGCAAGTTAATAAAGCTACTGAAATCGTTAAACGAAGTGGCATTCATTACACCATTATTCGTCGGGCTAAACTTAATCGTTATGACCTTATTAGTTACCAAGTCGTCAACAACGCTCAACCGGTAAGTGACAGTAGCGTTTCGCCGTCAAGTGTTGCTGATTTAGCCTATCAGATTATTGAACACCCCAATTTACATAGCAACGTTGATTTAGGAATTGCTCAATTACCATATAAATAA
- a CDS encoding CAP domain-containing protein, which yields MRNLFSRGYRNMKKFWFTLVIILLVIVGADEYANRDDLRIPNLFQPQVRRHVILKQHRLPKLKAPGDVSRETHQVVLKHPIHYHGYFDSKNKTAYLNDIRMQAFRNINKERSKRHLPALKLNQSLNKVASLRAVQANQNFDHYNRAGQALSAVDAAKLHVSPSYLNARTHLSECLSEQVGDVDNTAVQVAHSAVNGMIYHDAGSHWGHRKILLDPKNRLIGITAYIDKAKDNKVVVAYELYQ from the coding sequence ATGAGAAATCTATTTAGTCGAGGTTATCGTAATATGAAGAAATTCTGGTTTACGCTAGTTATTATTTTATTGGTGATCGTTGGTGCCGATGAATACGCTAACCGGGATGACCTTCGGATCCCAAATCTATTTCAGCCACAGGTTCGTCGACACGTTATATTAAAGCAACATCGTTTACCTAAATTAAAGGCACCTGGTGATGTATCACGAGAAACTCATCAGGTTGTACTTAAGCACCCGATTCATTATCATGGCTATTTTGATTCTAAAAATAAAACGGCTTACCTTAATGATATTCGGATGCAGGCGTTTCGTAATATTAATAAAGAACGATCAAAACGGCATTTACCAGCTTTAAAGTTAAATCAATCCTTGAATAAAGTGGCGTCATTGCGTGCTGTTCAGGCTAATCAAAACTTTGACCATTATAATCGTGCCGGACAGGCATTAAGTGCGGTTGATGCCGCTAAATTACACGTCAGTCCAAGTTATCTTAACGCTCGGACTCACTTATCCGAATGTTTATCGGAACAGGTCGGTGACGTTGATAATACGGCAGTTCAAGTTGCTCACAGTGCGGTTAACGGGATGATTTATCATGATGCTGGATCACATTGGGGTCATCGTAAGATTTTACTTGATCCTAAGAACCGGTTGATTGGGATCACGGCTTACATTGATAAAGCTAAAGATAATAAAGTCGTGGTTGCCTATGAACTTTACCAGTAA
- a CDS encoding DUF4145 domain-containing protein: protein MVKRPVSNNIKCPFCGTTFYRSDLSYVDSRVYLKRMKNRLEIYPLGKNVAASPKLKQQHPELLRLEMSACPNCHRITVRAVGIGDQYKHHHVFNIYPRFNADPLPTYVPDQIRQDYKEANEVYEVSPNSAAMLARRILEEIIADFYHIEEGDLYHDLDQLRHKQSNPRVWQAIDSIRRLGNIGAHQTQNVDNVFGNVSVKGAKEIIGLIRMVIHDTYVEDHLSRHLEKSVIRSAKKLNYQPHYYPSDENSQSSRRNYRSRNTHKSYSSHNSNNANRSKSSNASRGHQQHRNNHRRNQNNSRRENNRRSNQKRNIRRNSSTPKRNNYRKQSRPSNNRKSNQRNSNSYRKTHRNNNYRRSTRSRERNQQSRSRHTQRRSTRHSKKSRVRDKSFTIIQGK from the coding sequence ATGGTAAAACGACCCGTTAGTAATAACATTAAGTGTCCATTTTGTGGGACCACGTTTTATCGAAGTGATTTATCCTATGTTGACAGCCGCGTCTATTTGAAGCGAATGAAAAACCGTTTAGAAATTTATCCACTTGGTAAAAACGTTGCCGCTAGCCCGAAATTAAAACAGCAGCATCCTGAATTATTACGACTTGAAATGTCAGCATGTCCGAACTGTCATCGGATCACGGTCCGTGCCGTTGGAATCGGTGATCAATATAAGCACCATCACGTGTTTAATATTTATCCCCGGTTTAATGCTGATCCGCTTCCGACTTACGTCCCTGACCAAATTCGTCAGGATTATAAGGAAGCTAACGAAGTTTATGAAGTCAGTCCTAATTCAGCTGCGATGCTTGCCCGACGAATTTTAGAAGAAATTATCGCGGACTTCTATCACATTGAAGAAGGGGATCTATATCATGATTTAGATCAGCTTCGTCATAAACAGAGTAATCCACGAGTTTGGCAAGCAATCGATTCAATTCGTCGACTTGGTAATATTGGTGCTCATCAAACCCAGAACGTTGATAACGTCTTTGGGAACGTCAGTGTTAAGGGTGCCAAAGAAATTATTGGCTTAATTCGCATGGTCATTCATGATACTTACGTTGAAGACCACCTTAGTCGACATCTTGAAAAGAGCGTTATTCGGAGTGCTAAGAAGCTAAATTATCAGCCGCATTATTATCCGTCTGATGAAAATTCTCAGAGTTCACGCCGAAATTACCGTTCACGTAATACGCACAAGTCTTATAGTTCGCATAATTCTAATAATGCTAACCGATCTAAGAGTTCTAATGCGTCACGTGGCCATCAACAACATCGAAATAACCATCGACGCAACCAAAATAATTCACGTCGTGAAAACAATCGTCGGTCCAATCAGAAACGAAATATCCGCCGAAATAGTTCGACACCAAAGCGTAATAACTATCGAAAGCAATCCAGACCTTCAAATAATCGTAAATCCAACCAACGTAACTCAAACTCATACCGAAAGACTCATCGTAACAACAATTATCGTAGATCGACCCGTTCTCGAGAACGTAATCAGCAATCTCGTTCACGTCATACCCAACGGCGTTCGACACGTCACAGTAAAAAGAGTAGAGTGAGAGATAAGAGCTTTACAATTATTCAAGGTAAATAG
- a CDS encoding tetratricopeptide repeat protein: MSILDKFIKANHHYNLAISHLEQQQYKEALAEFNQTLALNPRYTLAFINRGKLQQQHLHHPNEAAADYEQALTLDPHDNQTRYRLAVLYQTMNQYQKSAQHFRFIMIDVRWTKKNGASTALHDFDTNQYQSAAQEMHRILSALDFH; this comes from the coding sequence TTGTCAATTTTAGATAAATTCATCAAGGCTAATCATCACTATAATTTAGCGATTAGCCATTTAGAACAGCAACAATATAAAGAAGCATTAGCTGAATTTAACCAGACCCTGGCTTTAAATCCACGGTATACGTTAGCGTTCATTAACCGTGGCAAGTTACAACAGCAGCATTTACACCATCCCAATGAAGCCGCTGCGGATTATGAACAAGCTCTGACGTTGGATCCGCATGATAACCAGACCCGTTACCGTTTGGCAGTCCTATACCAGACGATGAATCAATACCAGAAGAGTGCGCAGCATTTTCGGTTCATCATGATTGACGTTCGGTGGACGAAAAAAAACGGTGCATCCACAGCACTGCATGATTTTGATACTAATCAGTATCAATCAGCAGCCCAGGAAATGCATCGCATTCTTTCTGCATTAGATTTTCATTAA
- a CDS encoding aldo/keto reductase: MPESLKSTTELNNGVMMPRLGLGVWKTDNSTAKNSVKNAIEHGYHLIDTAKQYGNEYGVGQGIKEAIAETGINRKDLFITSKLYNGDQGYATTLHAIKGTLKRLGLSYLDLYIMHWPVDGKYIDTWRAMEKLYHEGLVRAIGISNFDVPRMKNLLAHSTVTPAVNQMEFNPINQEKKVIAFDNWKGIQTEAWSPLGGGEALGNKAINKIAKKHGKSAAQVILRWDWDRGIVTIPKSAHEKRIVQNSQIFDFQLTDDEINAINNVDQEKRALWYDNFKWHSVNAPYTDEVDHWDDSPKDWKE; the protein is encoded by the coding sequence ATGCCCGAAAGTTTAAAGTCAACTACTGAATTAAATAATGGTGTTATGATGCCTCGTTTAGGCTTAGGTGTCTGGAAGACGGATAATAGTACCGCTAAGAATTCAGTTAAGAACGCGATCGAACATGGCTATCATTTAATCGATACGGCTAAACAATATGGTAATGAATATGGTGTTGGCCAGGGAATTAAAGAAGCCATTGCTGAGACCGGCATCAATCGGAAAGACTTATTCATTACGTCTAAGCTTTACAACGGTGATCAAGGTTACGCCACGACGTTACACGCCATTAAGGGAACCCTGAAGCGTTTAGGCTTATCCTACTTAGACTTATACATTATGCACTGGCCCGTTGACGGCAAGTACATCGATACTTGGCGCGCAATGGAAAAGTTATACCATGAAGGTTTAGTTCGTGCGATCGGAATTTCTAATTTTGACGTTCCACGCATGAAGAACCTGTTAGCTCATTCCACCGTAACTCCAGCCGTTAATCAAATGGAATTCAACCCGATCAACCAGGAAAAGAAGGTCATTGCCTTTGATAACTGGAAAGGGATCCAGACTGAAGCCTGGTCACCATTAGGTGGTGGTGAAGCCCTTGGCAATAAGGCCATTAACAAGATTGCTAAGAAACACGGTAAGTCAGCTGCCCAAGTGATCTTACGTTGGGACTGGGATCGTGGTATCGTTACGATTCCAAAGTCCGCTCATGAAAAACGAATCGTTCAGAACAGTCAGATCTTTGACTTCCAGTTAACTGATGATGAAATCAATGCTATCAACAACGTTGATCAAGAAAAGCGTGCCTTATGGTACGACAACTTCAAGTGGCACAGTGTTAACGCACCGTACACTGATGAAGTTGATCATTGGGATGATTCTCCTAAAGACTGGAAAGAATAA
- a CDS encoding nicotinate phosphoribosyltransferase encodes MPEENLTLHTDAYELSMMQTYWGKHLQNRHAVFEMYFRKNPFGNGYAIFAGLQHVIDYVNHLGFTDSDIKYLKSTHFFNPKFLDYLRHFKFHGTIRSAHEGDLVFANEPIVQVEGTIVECQLVETAILNMVNYQTLIATKASRIRTAAGDDPIMEFGSRRAQEVSAALWGTRAAYIGGFDSTSNVLAGKLFGLPIAGTHAHSLVELYGNDYDAFKAYAETHYNCTFLVDTYNTLKSGVPAAIKVAKEMGNKINFAAVRLDSGDMAYLSKRVREMLDAAGFTNTKIVASNGLDENIITDLKMQHAKIDAWGVGTQLITAYDQPSLGGVYKLVSIDNGHGKMRNAMKLTNNPAKITTPGKKQVWRITKRSDGKSEGDYITINGENPNLEKSLYMFHPQYTYINKTLTDFKAEPLLKTIFKDGKQVYHEPPVGDIKRHANASLASLWPEYRRQLNPQDYPVDLSKECWQNKQDTIKKIHNYVNKKLDN; translated from the coding sequence ATGCCAGAAGAAAATTTAACTTTACATACTGATGCATACGAACTCAGTATGATGCAGACCTATTGGGGTAAGCATCTTCAGAACCGTCACGCGGTTTTTGAAATGTATTTCCGAAAGAATCCGTTTGGTAACGGTTATGCTATCTTTGCTGGATTACAGCACGTAATTGATTACGTTAATCATTTAGGATTTACGGATAGTGATATCAAATATTTAAAGAGTACCCATTTCTTCAACCCGAAGTTCCTGGATTATTTACGTCATTTCAAGTTTCACGGGACAATTCGTTCCGCTCATGAAGGTGATCTGGTCTTCGCTAATGAACCCATCGTTCAGGTTGAAGGAACCATCGTTGAATGTCAGTTAGTTGAAACCGCCATCTTAAACATGGTTAACTACCAGACTTTAATCGCAACCAAAGCTTCCCGAATTCGGACCGCGGCCGGTGATGATCCGATTATGGAATTCGGCAGTCGTCGTGCTCAGGAAGTATCCGCAGCACTCTGGGGAACCCGTGCCGCTTATATTGGCGGCTTTGACTCCACGTCGAACGTCTTAGCAGGTAAACTCTTTGGCTTACCAATTGCCGGTACTCACGCTCATTCATTAGTTGAACTTTACGGTAATGATTATGACGCCTTTAAAGCCTATGCTGAAACGCATTATAATTGCACGTTTTTAGTTGATACTTATAATACCCTTAAGAGCGGTGTTCCGGCCGCAATTAAAGTAGCCAAGGAAATGGGCAACAAGATTAACTTTGCTGCCGTTCGTTTAGATTCCGGTGACATGGCCTACCTGTCCAAACGGGTTCGTGAGATGTTAGATGCCGCTGGTTTCACCAATACTAAGATCGTTGCGTCAAACGGCTTAGATGAAAATATCATCACCGATTTAAAGATGCAGCACGCTAAGATCGACGCCTGGGGCGTTGGCACCCAGTTGATCACTGCTTATGACCAGCCAAGTTTAGGCGGTGTCTATAAGTTAGTTTCAATTGATAACGGTCACGGTAAGATGCGTAACGCCATGAAGTTGACTAACAACCCGGCTAAGATTACCACGCCAGGTAAAAAGCAGGTCTGGCGAATTACGAAACGCAGTGATGGTAAATCTGAAGGTGACTACATCACCATTAACGGTGAAAATCCTAATCTTGAAAAATCACTGTACATGTTCCATCCTCAGTACACTTACATCAACAAGACTTTAACTGACTTTAAAGCGGAACCGTTATTGAAGACCATCTTTAAGGACGGTAAACAGGTTTATCATGAACCACCTGTTGGTGACATTAAACGACACGCCAATGCATCACTGGCTTCACTCTGGCCCGAATATCGACGTCAGCTGAATCCACAAGATTATCCAGTTGATCTGTCAAAGGAATGCTGGCAGAATAAGCAGGACACCATTAAAAAGATTCATAATTACGTTAATAAGAAATTAGATAATTAA
- a CDS encoding DNA-3-methyladenine glycosylase, producing the protein MSVTLDQFFNHRPTTEISRDLLGKRFSYRGASAWITETEAYVGAKDQAAHGYQNHKAKWNRALFMAPGTIYVFTMYGSNLLNFITQPVGNPQGVLIRGVQPASGIKLMEQRRHKKGFNLTNGPGKLCTAMGINLSINTQSLAKSQLHLDLVDNAKHPERIATSGRIGVPHKGKWTTAPLRYYVAGNPYVSKMPKSKMNLKTYGWK; encoded by the coding sequence TTGTCAGTTACCTTAGATCAATTCTTTAACCATCGACCAACCACAGAAATTTCCCGTGATTTACTTGGCAAACGATTTTCATACCGCGGTGCCAGCGCCTGGATAACCGAAACGGAAGCTTACGTCGGTGCTAAGGATCAAGCCGCTCATGGTTATCAAAATCATAAGGCTAAGTGGAACCGAGCTCTATTCATGGCTCCTGGGACCATCTATGTATTTACGATGTATGGCTCCAATCTACTTAATTTCATCACCCAGCCCGTTGGTAACCCACAGGGTGTTCTAATTCGTGGTGTTCAACCCGCCAGCGGAATTAAATTAATGGAACAACGTCGTCATAAAAAAGGTTTCAATCTAACCAACGGTCCCGGTAAGTTATGCACAGCAATGGGCATTAATCTGAGTATTAATACCCAAAGTCTTGCTAAATCACAACTCCACCTGGACCTTGTGGATAACGCTAAACACCCGGAACGAATCGCGACATCCGGTCGAATCGGTGTTCCGCATAAGGGTAAGTGGACAACCGCTCCGCTTCGCTACTACGTTGCTGGTAATCCCTATGTATCCAAGATGCCAAAAAGTAAAATGAATTTAAAGACCTACGGATGGAAATAA